CATATAGAAGGAACAAGAAGATTTTTAATATCTTCAATGGGTTTTGCAAAATAACTGGCATTAGGGGCATCTGCAAAATATTCGAGCCATCCGCATGAATCTACTAAATTCATATTCTATCTTTTTCTCTTATTATAGTGGTATCAATACCTTGTAGAAAACCGCGCATTTTTTTTATGTCTTTTACCGGTATATACTCTATACGATTTTCATATTGTAGAACATGGACTTTTGTGCCAGCTTTGATTCCCAATGATTTCCTTATCCTCAGAGGTACAACCACTTGATATTTTGGAGAAACTTTTACTATTTCCATACACTCCTCTCCCTCTATTTTCCATCGATACATTATATGTAATACGATAGTATCATCGATATCGGATGTCAAGATGTCTATCTTTTTTGGGCTTAATAATGCGGTCTGAGGATACAGGTTGTGGTTCACCCCGTTAGAAGCATAGTATAGGAAAGAAATTCTTTCGACAGATCAAAACGGCTCATCGCTATGTGTTTCTAACGGGGTAAACTTCTCTCTATTCGGTAATAGAGTTGTTGTGGGGAAAGTTGCGATTAAAAGGATGATCCTCTTTGAAGACTCAAATGCTTGCGCCGGTTCAAAATCGCATGTAGTTCCGACACCATTGGCCAATAATTTCTGATTCATGTTAACACCGTAATACGGTATCACCGACCCACAACCCGCCAGAACCATTGTCAATAAATATAAAACACCAACCTTTTCATGTATCCTCCTCCCGTGACAGGCGGGGCGTACGCCCCGCCTTATCTTCTATCCTGTCATTCCGTACTCGATACGGAATCCAGTTTGTTTAACTCTATAACTTTCCACGGCCATTGTGGCCCTGTGTACGGAAAGTATTGAGGACCTGTTGCTAAACCGACAATCTTAGTTACACTGTTACTATTCCAATTCGCAACCCAGACATTGCCAGATGCATCAATGGTCATGGTTTTGTATCCTTTCTCCGGCGATTTGCTTCTGCATATACCCACTTTTCCAGATGCCTTGGCTCGATGTTTTGGATTGAGTCGAGCGATGCAATGAGTGCGCGTGCCGCTCTGACGATTTGTGCTGTTCGGTTATCATTATAAGTTACGAGGAAGAAAAGAGTGTAAAAAGAGAAGGAACTCGCCGGGATAAAGAGTGCGATTCCCCTCTTTATACCGATAACAACGTGGAAGAAATGGTTAAAATAAAACAAACAATTCAACATATCGAGTCCCTCCATTGTATGCCCCCATTTGGGTTTTATCATTTCAATAGCGCATTCATACTTACAAATGACTTACAGATTCTGTGAAAAAATCCGCAAATTGTAATTATTTTAACTACAATCCATAATAAAATGTCCTTCATTATATTGACGAAACACGGTTCAAAGGTTAGAAAATATCAAGCGGGGTAATAATAAGTGAAGGACCATGTTTTAACAAAGCTTCAGAATCCTAAAACAGACAATGTAGTTATTAGGGAACGGCTGTTTCGAATACTGGTTCAGGCTCGCAAGAAGAAAAGTATCTGGATTACCGGCTTGCCCGGCTCTGGCAAAACAACACTGGTTGCAAGCTATATATCGGCATACAAGATTCCCCATGCCTGGTATCATATTGATAGCTCGGATACAGACATTGCGACCTTTTTCTATTACCTGAAGCTGCTTGTAAAAGGAATCAATGGTAAGAAAAGTACGAGGTTGCCTGTCTTAACGCCGGAGTATCTTCCGAACATTTCAATCTTCGCACAGAGGTACTTTGAAAATCTCTACTCAATGCTGCCGAAGGGTTTTGTGCTTGTTTTTGACAATTATCATGAGGTCAATGCAAATCCGCTGTTTCATACCATCATGCATGAGGCTTTGATGAAGGTTCCGGAGTACGGGAATGTCATATTGATAAGCCGGACTGAACCTCCTGATACATTCTCACGCATGCGGGCAAACAGTA
The genomic region above belongs to Deltaproteobacteria bacterium and contains:
- a CDS encoding AbrB/MazE/SpoVT family DNA-binding domain-containing protein produces the protein MEIVKVSPKYQVVVPLRIRKSLGIKAGTKVHVLQYENRIEYIPVKDIKKMRGFLQGIDTTIIREKDRI